Proteins from one Podospora pseudocomata strain CBS 415.72m chromosome 4, whole genome shotgun sequence genomic window:
- a CDS encoding hypothetical protein (antiSMASH:Cluster_7; EggNog:ENOG503PY0M), translating into MEKNNTPQTGHDGLIHIPNHPPNAAERNSTTYPEVNHVPQSQSSILSGRLSPSQQQENESNLPEVTTEQPPLHLEKTYPEVATHEHQHHRPPQQSRSPPPSTVQYFQAHQQQSPSPVPTPAPTHTTYTAGQGTIIPEPRPSGVHSLGDAWSINSAEDVERDPQIGYIPGAGGGGGGGGSGPRNGHSRNPSDPDRSFSRARSRSFGKKPLVRRSIFWVLVLLVAIIIALAGVLGAVATGKIKTSGTAESEPVVHPDDGGGFTLSTATTASGKTVSLSCPSADGLDYTVTVDNQQKVFRRQCGANYAGGDGVLGLVKGDVLSLADCLDRCAKEEKCAGAMFIPMANPDPQCWLKEFLGVKRDGQDMESGVLWQ; encoded by the exons ATGGAGAAAAACAACACACCACAAACCGGCCACGACGGGctcatccacatccccaaccacccaccaaacGCCGCCGAGCGAAACTCGACAACCTACCCTGAAGTCAACCATGTTCCACAGTCCCaatcctccatcctctccggCCGTTtgtcaccatcacaacagcaagaaAACGAGAGCAACCTCCCCGAGGTCACCACCGAGCAGCCGCCGCTTCACCTCGAAAAGACCTACCCCGAGGTAGCCACACACgaacaccaacaccaccgccccccacAGCAGTCGAGatccccaccgccatctACAGTCCAGTATTTCCAAGCACATCAGCAACAAAGCCCAAGTCCGGTCCCAACTCCAGCACCCACGCACACGACATACACCGCCGGGCAAGGGACGATAATACCCGAGCCAAGACCATCAGGCGTTCACTCGCTAGGAGACGCGTGGAGCATCAACAGCGCGGAGGATGTAGAGCGGGATCCACAAATAGGATACATTCccggtgctggcggcggcggcggcggcggtgggagtGGGCCGAGGAACGGACACAGCCGGAACCCGTCGGATCCGGACAGGTCATTCTCCCGTGCGCGCAGCAGGAGTTTTGGGAAGAAGCCtctggtgaggaggtcgatATTctgggtgctggtgctgcttgtGGCTATTATCATTGCTTTGGCGGGTGTGCTGGGGGCGGTGGCAACGGGGAAGATAAAAACCTCTGGCACGGCAGAGAG CGAGCCAGTGGTTCATcctgatgatggagggggtttcACACTGTCGACGGCCACCACCGCGTCGGGGAAGACAGTTTCGCTTTCTTGCCCTTCGGCGGATGGACTTGATTACACCGTTACCGTTGATAATCAACAAAAGGTGTTTAGACGGCAGTGCGGGGCTAACTAtgctggcggtgatggcgtgTTGGGTTTGGTAAAGGGTGATGTGCTGAGTTTGGCGGATTGCTTGGATCGTTGCGCTAAGGAGGAGAAGTGTGCTGGTGCTATGTTCATTCCGATGGCCAATCCGGATCCCCAGTGTTGGTTGAAGGAGTTTTTGGGTGTCAAGAGAGATGGCCAGGATATGGAGAGTGGAGTTCTGTGGCAGTAA
- a CDS encoding hypothetical protein (EggNog:ENOG503NZ8C; antiSMASH:Cluster_7; COG:M), with protein MFDGGGGAIRPMVQRAQGTGREGWRFQSFERGNGRARVEVGSGREGGLKGKLTWKLNKKEMDGLMSRIERCKGVVSVALLGDHSKLLLAISTDLVCVKEGVDGIKERINNLKVDMPNVKDGVKDLTDSAASQRSDEQMQKTCDWLSPLDFASKHQDALRRLEPGTGEWFLSDATFKLWLDGNERVLWCPGIPGAGKTTLASLLISFLETSTSGTNSLILYLYCNYKERSQQSVQNMMGSLLKQLIQHTGVIDEDIVKSSKDEKPVRLETITRFLQNKVMGFSLVYIIVDALDECADTEDTQSRLASDLHNLPKHVKLLFTSRYTIGVEEDLGPVPRLEIRASDEDIKRYIEGRVGSEHSRLQKHIRTDPDLLEEIIDKVVGNCKGMFLMAQLHMNELTRKPTRRELRKALDVLPAKLDETYDQAMERIKSQDAGDASLAHQVLGWISTTLRPLAIEELQHALAVMPGDQDLDPEGLHDPELFVAICAGLVTLEEESGYVRLVHFTTQEYFERLRSQLFPDAPSMIATACLTYMTFDPFVQRYCADGEELDLRLDTYPFLAYAADYWREHVQYEMEAPVKELLWEFVDNILAFMTAEQAATLTGKMSGYSELGHSTE; from the exons ATgtttgatggaggaggtggagcaATCAGACCCATGGTTCAGCGCGCTCAAGGGACTGGACGTGAAGGGTGGCGTTTTCAATCTTTTGAGAGAGGAAATGGAAGAGCTCGCGTTGAGGTtggaagtggaagggagggaggattgAAGGGCAAGCTGACCTGGAAATTAAATAAGAAAGAGATGGATGGCTTGATGAGCCGGATCGAAAGGTGTAAAGGTGTTGTCTCGGTAGCACTTTTGGGCGATCACTC GAAGCTCCTGTTGGCCATCAGCACGGATTTGGTCTGTGTAAAAGAAGGTGTAGACGGCATCAAAGAGCGTATTAACAACCTCAAGGTGGACATGCCCAATGTGAAGGATGGAGTAAAGGACCTGACAGATAGTGCTGCAAGCCAACGATCAG ACGAACAAATGCAAAAGACATGCGACTGGCTCTCCCCACTCGATTTTGCATCCAAACATCAGGACGCCCTAAGGCGCCTCGAACCCGGCACTGGGGAGTGGTTTCTTTCCGACGCCACGTTTAAGCTATGGCTTGACGGGAACGAAAGAGTGTTGTGGTGTCCTGGGATTC CCGGCGCCGGGAAAACAACACTTGC TTCTTTGCTTATTAGCTTCCTTGAAACTTCGACTAGCGGCACAAACTCACTGATTCTATACTTGTACTGCAACTACAAGGAGCGAAGTCAGCAAAGCGTTCAAAATATGATGGGGAGCCTGCTCAAGCAACTTATTCAACACACAGGCGTTATTGATGAAGACATAGTGAAGTCTTCCAAGGATGAAAAACCTGTTCGACTTGAAACCATCACCAGGTTTCTTCAAAACAAAGTAATGGGGTTTTCTTTAGTATACATCATCGTCGATGCGCTCGATGAGTGTGCTGATACCGAAGATACCCAGAGCAGGTTAGCTTCAGACCTGCACAACTTGCCAAAGCATGTGAAGCTTCTCTTCACATCAAGATACACCATTGGAGTAGAAGAAGACCTGGGCCCAGTTCCAAGACTCGAGATTCGGGCTAGTGACGAAGATATCAAACGATACATTGAAGGTCGCGTCGGAAGTGAGCATAGTCGCTTACAGAAGCATATTCGGACTGATCCAGATCTTTTGGAGGAAATCATCGATAAGGTGGTGGGTAACTGCAAGGGAAT GTTTTTGATGGCTCAACTTCACATGAACGAGCTTACAAGGAAGCCAACCCGACGCGAGCTTCGCAAAGCTCTGGATGTCTTGCCAGCAAAACTGGACGAAACCTATGATCAGGCTATGGAGCGGATCAAGAGCCAAGACGCCGGTGATGCCAGTCTTGCCCACCAAGTTCTGGGATGGATTTCAACGACACTCAGACCACTAGCCATTGAGGAATTACAGCATGCTCTGGCTGTCATGCCTGGAGATCAGGATTTGGACCCCGAAGGCCTCCACGACCCGGAACTTTTTGTTGCAATTTGTGCCGGTTTGGTGAccctggaggaagagagcggCTACGTTCGACTGGTTCACTTCACCACGCAAGAGTATTTTGAGCGCCTCCGTTCGCAACTCTTTCCCGATGCTCCTTCAATGATCGCAACGGCATGTTTGACGTACATGACGTTTGACCCATTTGTCCAAAGATACTGCGCGGACGGAGAGGAGCTGGACCTTCGTTTAGACACCTACCCTTTCTTGGCGTATGCTGCAGACTACTGGAGAGAACACGTACAGTACGAAATGGAAGCACCAGTCAAGGAGCTGCTCTGGGAGTTTGTGGACAACATCTTGGCATTTATGACTGCCGAGCAAGCAGCGACATTGACAGGAAAGATGTCAGGCTATTCAGAATTGGGTCATTCAACAGAGTAA